In a single window of the Tachyglossus aculeatus isolate mTacAcu1 chromosome 14, mTacAcu1.pri, whole genome shotgun sequence genome:
- the LOC119936658 gene encoding rab-3A-interacting protein isoform X2, which yields MVREANVKQATAEKQLKEAQGKIDVLQAEVAALKTLVLSSSPTSPTKEFQPGGKATFKKGHTRNKSMSSAMGGSHQDLSVMQPIVKDCKEADFSLYNEFRTWKDEPTMDRTCPFLDKIYQEDIVPCLTFSKSELASAVLEAVENNTLSIEPVGLQPVRFVKASAVECGGPKKCALSGQSKSCKHRIKLGDSSNYYYISPFCRFRITSVCNFFTYIRYIQQGLLKQQDVDQMFWEVMQLRKEMSLAKLGYFKEEL from the exons ATGGTGAGAGAAGCCAACGTCAAGCAGGCAACTGCAGAAAAACAGCTAAAAGAAGCCCAGGGGAAG ATCGACGTCCTTCAAGCTGAAGTCGCAGCTTTGAAGACCCTGGTTTTGTCATCTTCTCCGACATCACCAACTAAAGAGTTTCAGCCAGGCGGGAAGGCAACTTTTAAGAAAGGACACACAAGAAATAAAAGCATGAGCAGTGCTATGGGTGGCAGCCATCAGGACCTCAGTGTGATGCAGCCAATTGTAAAAGATTGCAAAGAG GCGGATTTCTCTCTATATAATGAATTCAGAACTTGGAAGGATGAGCCAACCATGGATAGAACATGCCCTTTCTTGGATAAAATCTACCAGGAAGATATAGTTCCATGTTTGACCTTCTCAAAAAGTGag TTGGCATCAGCTGTTCTCGAGGCTGTCGAAAACAACACCCTAAGCATTGAACCAGTGGGCCTGCAACCTGTTCGCTTTGTGAAAGCTTCCGCAGTTGAATGCGGAGGACCAAA GAAATGTGCTCTCAGTGGTCAGAGTAAGTCTTGTAAACACAGAATTAAATTAGGAGACTCAAGCAACTACTATTATatttctccattttgtagattcaGG ATCACTTCGGTGTGCAACTTTTTTACGTACATTCGCTATATTCAACAAGGACTCCTGAAGCAGCAGGATG TTGATCAGATGTTTTGGGAGGTCATGCAGTTGAGGAAAGAGATGTcattggcaaaactgggataTTTCAAGGAAGAACTCTAA